A part of Lagopus muta isolate bLagMut1 chromosome 26, bLagMut1 primary, whole genome shotgun sequence genomic DNA contains:
- the LOC125684937 gene encoding GRAM domain-containing protein 2B-like isoform X4: MSRRLRRSRRLEKQWQSLEERGSAQPDPHPALARSRTYDASTCTETPEASGHPGSLNPLSKHCAAFHKAFEEIAGREALLASFSCAWQREVPYHGRLYVSSGHLCFHASLLLRDIKAVVPVASVCAFKKTNTALLVPNALSIRTEQGDKFLFVSLRRREATYQLLKSLCRHLQDDTWSPPASPLNHSSEQSPTKSLTSSHSDLEQCTPEPDGLLEQQDEPNPMLNRAEEDEEKEEETAEAIPVLGRGRPRTALPARSAAQLCAFNTIIVLYLLLMVVLLLTSGYIGLRILELEQQLAAMGAWPELSLVQRHKKT; this comes from the exons ATGTCGAGGAGGCTGcggaggagcaggaggctggaaaagcagtggcagagcctggaggagagaggCAGCGCGCAGCCGGACCCGCACCCTGCACTTGCCAG ATCCAGAACCTACGACGCCTCCACCTGCACCGAGACCCCGGAGGCATCAGGTCACCCAGGATCCCTAAACCCG ctcagcaagcactgtgctgccttCCATAAAGCCTTTGAGGAGATCGCAGGGCGCGAGGCTCTGCTGGCTTCCTTCTCCTGCGCCTGGCAGCGTGAGGTGCCCTACCACGGCCGCCTCTATGTCTCCTCCGGGCACCTCTGCTTCCACGCCAGCCTGCTGCTCAGGGACATCAAG GCTGTTGTCCCGGTGGCTTCTGTCTGTGCCTTCAAGAAGACCAACACGGCACTGCTGGTGCCCAACGCACTCAGCATCCGCACGGAGCAGGGAGACAAG TTCCTCTTTGTGTCGCTGCGCCGGCGTGAGGCCACCTACCAGCTGCTGAAATCGCTCTGCAGACACCTGCAG GACGACACCTGGAGCCCCCCAGCCTCTCCCCTCAACCACAGCAGTGAGCAAAGCCCTACGAAATCCTTG ACCTCGAGCCACTCAGATTTGGAGCAGTGCACACCGGAGCCTGACGGtctcctggagcagcagg ATGAGCCGAACCCGATGCtgaacagagcagaggaggatgaggaaaaagaggaggagacGGCAGAGGCCATTCCAGTTCTGGGCAGAG GGCGACCccgcacagcactgccagcccgAAGCGCcgcacagctgtgtgctttcaACACCATCATCGTGCTCTACCTGCTGCT GATGGTGGTTTTGCTGCTGACCTCGGGGTACATCGGGCTGCGCATcctggagctggagcagcagctggcgGCCATGGGGGCTTGGCCAGAGCTCAGCCTGGTGCAGCG GCACAAGAAGACGTGA
- the LOC125684937 gene encoding GRAM domain-containing protein 2A-like isoform X2, with protein sequence MGSCSSAGSGRSLQRGAERRAVSARGREQGTAPGCSMSRRLRRSRRLEKQWQSLEERGSAQPDPHPALARSRTYDASTCTETPEASGHPGSLNPLSKHCAAFHKAFEEIAGREALLASFSCAWQREVPYHGRLYVSSGHLCFHASLLLRDIKAVVPVASVCAFKKTNTALLVPNALSIRTEQGDKFLFVSLRRREATYQLLKSLCRHLQDDTWSPPASPLNHSSEQSPTKSLTSSHSDLEQCTPEPDGLLEQQDEPNPMLNRAEEDEEKEEETAEAIPVLGRGRPRTALPARSAAQLCAFNTIIVLYLLLMVVLLLTSGYIGLRILELEQQLAAMGAWPELSLVQRHKKT encoded by the exons atggggagctgcagcagtgcgGGTTCTGGCCGCTCCCTGCAGCGCGGTGCTGAGCGCAGGGCTGTGTCAGCGCGGGGCAGGGAGCAagg CACAGCACCGGGCTGCTCCATGTCGAGGAGGCTGcggaggagcaggaggctggaaaagcagtggcagagcctggaggagagaggCAGCGCGCAGCCGGACCCGCACCCTGCACTTGCCAG ATCCAGAACCTACGACGCCTCCACCTGCACCGAGACCCCGGAGGCATCAGGTCACCCAGGATCCCTAAACCCG ctcagcaagcactgtgctgccttCCATAAAGCCTTTGAGGAGATCGCAGGGCGCGAGGCTCTGCTGGCTTCCTTCTCCTGCGCCTGGCAGCGTGAGGTGCCCTACCACGGCCGCCTCTATGTCTCCTCCGGGCACCTCTGCTTCCACGCCAGCCTGCTGCTCAGGGACATCAAG GCTGTTGTCCCGGTGGCTTCTGTCTGTGCCTTCAAGAAGACCAACACGGCACTGCTGGTGCCCAACGCACTCAGCATCCGCACGGAGCAGGGAGACAAG TTCCTCTTTGTGTCGCTGCGCCGGCGTGAGGCCACCTACCAGCTGCTGAAATCGCTCTGCAGACACCTGCAG GACGACACCTGGAGCCCCCCAGCCTCTCCCCTCAACCACAGCAGTGAGCAAAGCCCTACGAAATCCTTG ACCTCGAGCCACTCAGATTTGGAGCAGTGCACACCGGAGCCTGACGGtctcctggagcagcagg ATGAGCCGAACCCGATGCtgaacagagcagaggaggatgaggaaaaagaggaggagacGGCAGAGGCCATTCCAGTTCTGGGCAGAG GGCGACCccgcacagcactgccagcccgAAGCGCcgcacagctgtgtgctttcaACACCATCATCGTGCTCTACCTGCTGCT GATGGTGGTTTTGCTGCTGACCTCGGGGTACATCGGGCTGCGCATcctggagctggagcagcagctggcgGCCATGGGGGCTTGGCCAGAGCTCAGCCTGGTGCAGCG GCACAAGAAGACGTGA
- the LOC125684937 gene encoding GRAM domain-containing protein 2B-like isoform X3, with product MPFAAPPRPGAFCSVQPHPTPPCKPAAAGPSPACLPFLAGRRRRRKRRRRLWAEAEGTRGSAGLRFIGTGRDGRAQLPTTSTAPGCSMSRRLRRSRRLEKQWQSLEERGSAQPDPHPALARSRTYDASTCTETPEASGHPGSLNPAVVPVASVCAFKKTNTALLVPNALSIRTEQGDKFLFVSLRRREATYQLLKSLCRHLQDDTWSPPASPLNHSSEQSPTKSLTSSHSDLEQCTPEPDGLLEQQDEPNPMLNRAEEDEEKEEETAEAIPVLGRGRPRTALPARSAAQLCAFNTIIVLYLLLMVVLLLTSGYIGLRILELEQQLAAMGAWPELSLVQRHKKT from the exons ATGCCCTTTGCAGCCCCCCCACGCCCAGGTGCTTTTTGCTCCGTCCAGCCCCACCCGACGCCTCCCTGCAAACCTGCTGCGGCCGGTCCCAGCCCCGCCTGCCTGCCCTTCCTcgctgggaggaggaggaggaggaagaggaggaggaggctgtgGGCTGAGGCTGAAGGAACGCGTGGGAGCGCAGGGCTACGGTTCAttgggacgggacgggacgggagGGCACAACTCCCCACCACCAG CACAGCACCGGGCTGCTCCATGTCGAGGAGGCTGcggaggagcaggaggctggaaaagcagtggcagagcctggaggagagaggCAGCGCGCAGCCGGACCCGCACCCTGCACTTGCCAG ATCCAGAACCTACGACGCCTCCACCTGCACCGAGACCCCGGAGGCATCAGGTCACCCAGGATCCCTAAACCCG GCTGTTGTCCCGGTGGCTTCTGTCTGTGCCTTCAAGAAGACCAACACGGCACTGCTGGTGCCCAACGCACTCAGCATCCGCACGGAGCAGGGAGACAAG TTCCTCTTTGTGTCGCTGCGCCGGCGTGAGGCCACCTACCAGCTGCTGAAATCGCTCTGCAGACACCTGCAG GACGACACCTGGAGCCCCCCAGCCTCTCCCCTCAACCACAGCAGTGAGCAAAGCCCTACGAAATCCTTG ACCTCGAGCCACTCAGATTTGGAGCAGTGCACACCGGAGCCTGACGGtctcctggagcagcagg ATGAGCCGAACCCGATGCtgaacagagcagaggaggatgaggaaaaagaggaggagacGGCAGAGGCCATTCCAGTTCTGGGCAGAG GGCGACCccgcacagcactgccagcccgAAGCGCcgcacagctgtgtgctttcaACACCATCATCGTGCTCTACCTGCTGCT GATGGTGGTTTTGCTGCTGACCTCGGGGTACATCGGGCTGCGCATcctggagctggagcagcagctggcgGCCATGGGGGCTTGGCCAGAGCTCAGCCTGGTGCAGCG GCACAAGAAGACGTGA
- the LOC125684937 gene encoding GRAM domain-containing protein 2A-like isoform X1, with the protein MPFAAPPRPGAFCSVQPHPTPPCKPAAAGPSPACLPFLAGRRRRRKRRRRLWAEAEGTRGSAGLRFIGTGRDGRAQLPTTSTAPGCSMSRRLRRSRRLEKQWQSLEERGSAQPDPHPALARSRTYDASTCTETPEASGHPGSLNPLSKHCAAFHKAFEEIAGREALLASFSCAWQREVPYHGRLYVSSGHLCFHASLLLRDIKAVVPVASVCAFKKTNTALLVPNALSIRTEQGDKFLFVSLRRREATYQLLKSLCRHLQDDTWSPPASPLNHSSEQSPTKSLTSSHSDLEQCTPEPDGLLEQQDEPNPMLNRAEEDEEKEEETAEAIPVLGRGRPRTALPARSAAQLCAFNTIIVLYLLLMVVLLLTSGYIGLRILELEQQLAAMGAWPELSLVQRHKKT; encoded by the exons ATGCCCTTTGCAGCCCCCCCACGCCCAGGTGCTTTTTGCTCCGTCCAGCCCCACCCGACGCCTCCCTGCAAACCTGCTGCGGCCGGTCCCAGCCCCGCCTGCCTGCCCTTCCTcgctgggaggaggaggaggaggaagaggaggaggaggctgtgGGCTGAGGCTGAAGGAACGCGTGGGAGCGCAGGGCTACGGTTCAttgggacgggacgggacgggagGGCACAACTCCCCACCACCAG CACAGCACCGGGCTGCTCCATGTCGAGGAGGCTGcggaggagcaggaggctggaaaagcagtggcagagcctggaggagagaggCAGCGCGCAGCCGGACCCGCACCCTGCACTTGCCAG ATCCAGAACCTACGACGCCTCCACCTGCACCGAGACCCCGGAGGCATCAGGTCACCCAGGATCCCTAAACCCG ctcagcaagcactgtgctgccttCCATAAAGCCTTTGAGGAGATCGCAGGGCGCGAGGCTCTGCTGGCTTCCTTCTCCTGCGCCTGGCAGCGTGAGGTGCCCTACCACGGCCGCCTCTATGTCTCCTCCGGGCACCTCTGCTTCCACGCCAGCCTGCTGCTCAGGGACATCAAG GCTGTTGTCCCGGTGGCTTCTGTCTGTGCCTTCAAGAAGACCAACACGGCACTGCTGGTGCCCAACGCACTCAGCATCCGCACGGAGCAGGGAGACAAG TTCCTCTTTGTGTCGCTGCGCCGGCGTGAGGCCACCTACCAGCTGCTGAAATCGCTCTGCAGACACCTGCAG GACGACACCTGGAGCCCCCCAGCCTCTCCCCTCAACCACAGCAGTGAGCAAAGCCCTACGAAATCCTTG ACCTCGAGCCACTCAGATTTGGAGCAGTGCACACCGGAGCCTGACGGtctcctggagcagcagg ATGAGCCGAACCCGATGCtgaacagagcagaggaggatgaggaaaaagaggaggagacGGCAGAGGCCATTCCAGTTCTGGGCAGAG GGCGACCccgcacagcactgccagcccgAAGCGCcgcacagctgtgtgctttcaACACCATCATCGTGCTCTACCTGCTGCT GATGGTGGTTTTGCTGCTGACCTCGGGGTACATCGGGCTGCGCATcctggagctggagcagcagctggcgGCCATGGGGGCTTGGCCAGAGCTCAGCCTGGTGCAGCG GCACAAGAAGACGTGA
- the MFSD12 gene encoding major facilitator superfamily domain-containing protein 12 isoform X1: MAEPALGAALPLRARLSFATGHFLNDLCASLWFTYLLLYLHAVLGYSHGLAGGLLLAGQVADGLCTPLLGYETDRSAGCGGYGRRKSWHLAGTTCVLISFPFIFNPCLGCKEGTPQWAAFIYYLPFIVIFQFGWAATQISHLSLIPELVTSDHEKVELTAFRYAFTVMANITVYGLAWLLLNLQVDQPERTEHLGIQDVSVFRNLSLIVVGLGAVFSLIFHLGTKEKLHPPGSVSQPQESTPLLQKEPTRSPRSLLVWKDWLLEPSFYQVAVLYMATRLIVNLSQTYIAMYLTNSLLLPKKYIATIPLVMYISGFLSSFLMKPVNKWIGRNLTYFVGILVILAFASWVSLSREMGAEIYGLAVLLGAGSATILVTSLSMTADLIGTNTHSSAFVYGAMSFTDKMANGLAVMLIQNLHPCPRHCPARTERSRDAIRRHRVRRGQEPEQHGQLSGAFSHSAAHTAEPHLEGPHGGDGSGTGPRRALPPLRTRPAVLWGRDEGCPRVFAQV, from the exons ATGGCGGAGCCCGCGCTGGGGGCAGCGCTGCCGCTGCGGGCGCGGTTGAGTTTCGCGACCGGGCATTTCCTGAACGATCTGTGCGCGTCGCTCTGGTTCACGTACCTGCTGCTCTACCTGCACGCCGTGCTGGGTTACAGCCACGGGCTGGCCGGCGGGCTGCTGTTGGCCGGGCAGGTGGCGGACGGGCTGTGCACGCCGCTGCTCGGCTACGAGACTGACCGCTCGGCGGGCTGCGGGGGCTACGGGCGGAGGAAGTCGTGGCACCTGGCGG GTACCACTTGTGTCCTCATCTCCTTCCCCTTCATCTTCAACCCCTGCCTGGGCTGCAAGGAGGGCACCCCACAGTGGGCGGCCTTCATCTACTACCTCCCCTTCATCGTCATCTTTCAGTTTGGCTGGGCGGCCACGCAGATCTCCCACCTCTCTCTCATCCCTGAGCTGGTGACCAGTGACCATGAGAAGGTGGAACTCACAGCTTTCAG GTATGCCTTCACCGTCATGGCCAACATCACTGTGTACGGCctggcctggctgctgctgaaccTGCAGGTGGATCAGCCTGAGCGCACAGAGCACCTGGGCATCCAGGATGTCTCTGTGTTTCGG AACCTGTCCCTCATcgtggtggggctgggggccgTGTTCTCCCTCATCTTCCACCTGGGCACCAAAGAGAAGCTGCACCCACCGGGCTCTGTGTCGCAGCCCCAGGAGAGCACACCCCTGCTGCAGAAGGAGCCCACGAGGTCCCCACGCTCACTGCTGGTCTGGAAGGACTGGCTGCTGGAGCCCTCCTTCTACCAG GTGGCAGTGCTCTACATGGCCACTCGGCTCATCGTCAACCTGTCCCAGACTTACATTGCCATGTACCTGACCAACTCGCTGCTGCTGCCCAAG AAATATATTGCCACCATCCCTCTGGTGATGTACATCAGTggcttcctctcctccttcctcatGAAGCCTGTGAATAAGTGGATAGGTCGAAAT CTGACGTACTTTGTGGGAATCCTGGTGATCCTGGCCTTCGCCTCCTGGGTGTCCCtgagcagggagatgggagcagagATCTACGGGCTGGCCGTGCTGCTCGGGGCTGGCTCCGCTACCATCCTGGTCACGTCCCTCTCCATGACTGCTGACCTCATTGGGACCAACACG cacagcagtgcgTTTGTCTACGGGGCCATGAGCTTCACGGACAAGATGGCCAATGGCCTGGCTGTGATGCTGATCCAGAACCTGCACCCGTGCCC ACGACATTGCCCTGCAAGGACTGAACGAAGCAGGGATGCAATACGACGACACAGAGTGCGCAGAGGACAGGAGCCTGAGCAGCACGGTCAACTGAGCGGCGCCTTCAGCCACAGCGCTGCCCACACTGCTGAGCCTCACCTGGAGGGACCCCACGGAGGGGACGGCAGCGGGACGGGGCCTCGGCGAGCTCTGCCTCCTCTCAGGACTCGACCCGCCGTGCTGTGGGGACGCGATGAAGGCTGTCCCCGTGTGTTTGCACAAGTGTAA
- the MFSD12 gene encoding major facilitator superfamily domain-containing protein 12 isoform X2 produces MAEPALGAALPLRARLSFATGHFLNDLCASLWFTYLLLYLHAVLGYSHGLAGGLLLAGQVADGLCTPLLGYETDRSAGCGGYGRRKSWHLAGTTCVLISFPFIFNPCLGCKEGTPQWAAFIYYLPFIVIFQFGWAATQISHLSLIPELVTSDHEKVELTAFRYAFTVMANITVYGLAWLLLNLQVDQPERTEHLGIQDVSVFRNLSLIVVGLGAVFSLIFHLGTKEKLHPPGSVSQPQESTPLLQKEPTRSPRSLLVWKDWLLEPSFYQVAVLYMATRLIVNLSQTYIAMYLTNSLLLPKKYIATIPLVMYISGFLSSFLMKPVNKWIGRNLTYFVGILVILAFASWVSLSREMGAEIYGLAVLLGAGSATILVTSLSMTADLIGTNTHSSAFVYGAMSFTDKMANGLAVMLIQNLHPCPTELCCPACVSFYHWVMVVVTGGIAMAATVFLCCIMIWPIHVRFHDIALQGLNEAGMQYDDTECAEDRSLSSTVN; encoded by the exons ATGGCGGAGCCCGCGCTGGGGGCAGCGCTGCCGCTGCGGGCGCGGTTGAGTTTCGCGACCGGGCATTTCCTGAACGATCTGTGCGCGTCGCTCTGGTTCACGTACCTGCTGCTCTACCTGCACGCCGTGCTGGGTTACAGCCACGGGCTGGCCGGCGGGCTGCTGTTGGCCGGGCAGGTGGCGGACGGGCTGTGCACGCCGCTGCTCGGCTACGAGACTGACCGCTCGGCGGGCTGCGGGGGCTACGGGCGGAGGAAGTCGTGGCACCTGGCGG GTACCACTTGTGTCCTCATCTCCTTCCCCTTCATCTTCAACCCCTGCCTGGGCTGCAAGGAGGGCACCCCACAGTGGGCGGCCTTCATCTACTACCTCCCCTTCATCGTCATCTTTCAGTTTGGCTGGGCGGCCACGCAGATCTCCCACCTCTCTCTCATCCCTGAGCTGGTGACCAGTGACCATGAGAAGGTGGAACTCACAGCTTTCAG GTATGCCTTCACCGTCATGGCCAACATCACTGTGTACGGCctggcctggctgctgctgaaccTGCAGGTGGATCAGCCTGAGCGCACAGAGCACCTGGGCATCCAGGATGTCTCTGTGTTTCGG AACCTGTCCCTCATcgtggtggggctgggggccgTGTTCTCCCTCATCTTCCACCTGGGCACCAAAGAGAAGCTGCACCCACCGGGCTCTGTGTCGCAGCCCCAGGAGAGCACACCCCTGCTGCAGAAGGAGCCCACGAGGTCCCCACGCTCACTGCTGGTCTGGAAGGACTGGCTGCTGGAGCCCTCCTTCTACCAG GTGGCAGTGCTCTACATGGCCACTCGGCTCATCGTCAACCTGTCCCAGACTTACATTGCCATGTACCTGACCAACTCGCTGCTGCTGCCCAAG AAATATATTGCCACCATCCCTCTGGTGATGTACATCAGTggcttcctctcctccttcctcatGAAGCCTGTGAATAAGTGGATAGGTCGAAAT CTGACGTACTTTGTGGGAATCCTGGTGATCCTGGCCTTCGCCTCCTGGGTGTCCCtgagcagggagatgggagcagagATCTACGGGCTGGCCGTGCTGCTCGGGGCTGGCTCCGCTACCATCCTGGTCACGTCCCTCTCCATGACTGCTGACCTCATTGGGACCAACACG cacagcagtgcgTTTGTCTACGGGGCCATGAGCTTCACGGACAAGATGGCCAATGGCCTGGCTGTGATGCTGATCCAGAACCTGCACCCGTGCCC GactgagctctgctgccctgcctgcgTCAGCTTCTATCACTGGGTGATGGTGGTGGTCACTGGGGGCATTGCCATGGCTGCCACCGTGTTTCTGTGCTGCATCATGATCTGGCCCATCCATGTCCGCTTCC ACGACATTGCCCTGCAAGGACTGAACGAAGCAGGGATGCAATACGACGACACAGAGTGCGCAGAGGACAGGAGCCTGAGCAGCACGGTCAACTGA
- the HMG20B gene encoding SWI/SNF-related matrix-associated actin-dependent regulator of chromatin subfamily E member 1-related, which yields MAHSAKQQPAVMLHATGKAQHGNFLVAIKQEKGEVARASSEKPHGEEEPVKKRGWPKGKKRKKILPNGPKAPVTGYVRFLNERREQIRTQHPDLPFPEITKMLGAEWSKLQLSEKQRYLDEAEREKQQYMKELREYQQSEAYKMCTEKIQEKKIKKEDASSAAANTLLNGHPQKAGECSDAFSTFDVPIFTEEFLDQNKAREAELRRLRKMNTEFEEQNAILQKHTESMNCAKEKLEQELAQEERQTLALQQQLQSVRQALTTSFASLPIPGTGETPTLSTLDFYMAKLHSAIESNPLQHEKLVVRIKEILSRIASEHL from the exons ATGGCCCACAGCGcgaagcagcagcctgcagtgatGCT GCACGCAACAGGCAAGGCTCAGCATGGCAACTTCCTGGTGGCCATCAAACAGGAGAAGGGAGAGGTGGCTCGTGCCAGCAGCGAGAAGCCGCACGGCGAGGAGGAG CCAGTGAAGAAGAGGGGTTGGCCTAAGggcaagaagaggaagaagatcCTTCCCAACGGCCCCAAGGCCCCGGTGACAGGCTATGTGAGATTCCTGAACGAGCGGCGCGAGCAGATCCGCACACAGCACCCCGACCTGCCCTTCCCAGAGATCACCAAGATGCTGGGGGCTGAGTGGAGcaagctgcagctctcagagaaGCAG CGCTACCTGGACGAAGCAGAGCGGGAGAAGCAGCAGTACATGAAGGAGCTGCGGGAATACCAGCAGTCGGAAGCCTACAAGATGTGCACGGAGAAAATCCAGGAGAAGAAGATCAAAAAAG AGGACGCCAGCTCTGCGGCAGCAAACACCCTGCTGAACGGGCACCCACAGAAG gCTGGCGAGTGCAGCGATGCCTTCTCCACCTTTGACGTTCCCATCTTCACAGAGGAGTTCTTGGACCAAAACaaag cccGGGAGGCCGAGCTGCGGCGCCTGCGGAAGATGAACACGGAGTTTGAGGAGCAGAACGCCATCCTGCAGAAGCACACGGAGAGCATGAACTGTGCCAAGGAGaagctggagcaggagctggcgcaggaggagaggcagacgctggccctgcagcagcagctgcagtcgGTACGGCAGGCGCTCACCACCAGCTTTGcctccctccccatccctg GCACTGGGGAAACCCCAACGCTGAGCACCCTGGATTTCTACATGGCCAAGCTGCACAGCGCCATCGAGAGCAACCCGCTGCAGCACGAGAAGCTGGTGGTCCGCATCAAGGAGATCCTGTCCCGCATAGCCAG TGAACATTTGTGA
- the GIPC3 gene encoding PDZ domain-containing protein GIPC3 isoform X1, whose protein sequence is MRRAGRRGREAQEERPMENGVGQEPGVPEPPPAEGTSAPRPPRARPRLVFRTQLAHGSPTGRIEGFTNVKELYGKIAEVFGISPTEILFCTLNTHKVDMQKLLGGQIGLEDFIFAHVRGETKEVEVTKTEDALGLTITDNGAGYAFIKVKMCGAEGGVCPDLGVTPCFGVSLPKSEKEIAVWRGGVSPCAPLRQRIKEGSIINRIQAVCVGDSIEAINDHTIVGCRHYEVARMLRELPRAQPFTLRLVQPKKAFDMIGQRTRSSSKCPPEGRVSSGKETLRLRAQGPATLQEGPSAVEEEAARRVDDLLESYMGIRDCELAATMVEMAKCSPSAAALACAVDSVLGEFAFPQEFVAEVWAAVCSPQGGQE, encoded by the exons ATGCGGCGGGCGGGCAGGCGCGGCAGGGAGGCCCAGGAGGAACGCCCCATGGAGAACGGCGTGGGGCAGGAGCCGGGGGTCCCCGAGCCGCCCCCCGCCGAGGGCACCTCGGCCCCacggccgccccgcgcccgccctCGCCTGGTGTTCCGCACCCAGCTGGCCCACGGCAGCCCCACGGGGCGCATCGAGGGCTTCACCAACGTCAAGGAGCTCTACGGGAAGATCGCCGAGGTGTTCGGCATCTCCCCCACCGAG ATCCTCTTTTGCACGCTCAACACGCACAAAGTGGACATGCAGAAGCTGCTGGGGGGGCAGATCGGGCTGGAGGATTTCATCTTTGCCCACGTCCGTGGTGAAACGAAGGAGGTGGAGGTGACCAAGACCGAGGACGCGCTGGGGCTCACCATCACCGACAACGGCGCTGGCTACGCCTTCATCAAGGTGAAAatgtgtggggctgaggggggGGTCTGCCCTGACCTGGGGGTGACTCCCTGTTTTGGGGTCTCCCTGCCTAAATCCGAAAAGGAAATTGCTGTGTGGAGGGGTGGGGTGTCACCGTGTGCCCCCCTCCGCCAGCGAATCAAGGAGGGAAGCATCATCAACCGCATCCAGGCGGTGTGTGTGGGCGACAGCATCGAGGCCATCAACGACCACACCATCGTGGGCTGCCGGCACTACGAGGTGGCCCGCATGCTGCGCGAGCTGCCCCGCGCTCAGCCCTTCACCCTGCGCCTGGTGCAGCCCAAAAAGGCTTTTG ACATGATCGGGCAGAGGACGCGGAGCAGCAGCAAGTGCCCACCTGAAGGCCGAGTGTCCAGCGGGAAGGAGACACTGCGACTGCGTGCCCAGGGCCCGGCCACGCTGCAGGAGGGG CCCAGCGCCGTGGAGGAAGAGGCCGCGCGCCGCGTGGACGACCTGCTGGAGAGCTACATGGGCATCCGCGACTGCGAGCTGG ctgcgACCATGGTGGAGATGGCCAAATGCAGCCCCTCTGCCGCCGCGCTCGCCTGCGCCGTCGACTCAGTGCTGGGAGAGTTTGCCTTCCCCCAGGAGTTCGTGGCTGAGGTGTGGGCGGCCGTCTGCAGCCCCCAGGGTGGGCAGGAGTAG
- the GIPC3 gene encoding PDZ domain-containing protein GIPC3 isoform X2, protein MRRAGRRGREAQEERPMENGVGQEPGVPEPPPAEGTSAPRPPRARPRLVFRTQLAHGSPTGRIEGFTNVKELYGKIAEVFGISPTEILFCTLNTHKVDMQKLLGGQIGLEDFIFAHVRGETKEVEVTKTEDALGLTITDNGAGYAFIKRIKEGSIINRIQAVCVGDSIEAINDHTIVGCRHYEVARMLRELPRAQPFTLRLVQPKKAFDMIGQRTRSSSKCPPEGRVSSGKETLRLRAQGPATLQEGPSAVEEEAARRVDDLLESYMGIRDCELAATMVEMAKCSPSAAALACAVDSVLGEFAFPQEFVAEVWAAVCSPQGGQE, encoded by the exons ATGCGGCGGGCGGGCAGGCGCGGCAGGGAGGCCCAGGAGGAACGCCCCATGGAGAACGGCGTGGGGCAGGAGCCGGGGGTCCCCGAGCCGCCCCCCGCCGAGGGCACCTCGGCCCCacggccgccccgcgcccgccctCGCCTGGTGTTCCGCACCCAGCTGGCCCACGGCAGCCCCACGGGGCGCATCGAGGGCTTCACCAACGTCAAGGAGCTCTACGGGAAGATCGCCGAGGTGTTCGGCATCTCCCCCACCGAG ATCCTCTTTTGCACGCTCAACACGCACAAAGTGGACATGCAGAAGCTGCTGGGGGGGCAGATCGGGCTGGAGGATTTCATCTTTGCCCACGTCCGTGGTGAAACGAAGGAGGTGGAGGTGACCAAGACCGAGGACGCGCTGGGGCTCACCATCACCGACAACGGCGCTGGCTACGCCTTCATCAAG CGAATCAAGGAGGGAAGCATCATCAACCGCATCCAGGCGGTGTGTGTGGGCGACAGCATCGAGGCCATCAACGACCACACCATCGTGGGCTGCCGGCACTACGAGGTGGCCCGCATGCTGCGCGAGCTGCCCCGCGCTCAGCCCTTCACCCTGCGCCTGGTGCAGCCCAAAAAGGCTTTTG ACATGATCGGGCAGAGGACGCGGAGCAGCAGCAAGTGCCCACCTGAAGGCCGAGTGTCCAGCGGGAAGGAGACACTGCGACTGCGTGCCCAGGGCCCGGCCACGCTGCAGGAGGGG CCCAGCGCCGTGGAGGAAGAGGCCGCGCGCCGCGTGGACGACCTGCTGGAGAGCTACATGGGCATCCGCGACTGCGAGCTGG ctgcgACCATGGTGGAGATGGCCAAATGCAGCCCCTCTGCCGCCGCGCTCGCCTGCGCCGTCGACTCAGTGCTGGGAGAGTTTGCCTTCCCCCAGGAGTTCGTGGCTGAGGTGTGGGCGGCCGTCTGCAGCCCCCAGGGTGGGCAGGAGTAG